One window of the Anguilla rostrata isolate EN2019 chromosome 13, ASM1855537v3, whole genome shotgun sequence genome contains the following:
- the si:ch73-303b9.1 gene encoding uncharacterized protein si:ch73-303b9.1, which yields MDKPNVFSGVAKAQSVEGSPLLDLDTGLFLDPGSSISVPSFDLQQSLQGVHTSRSKIVVEYTEVGSSTTAPLCYPASVLSPSLALQVQSPLTQHHTPEPNKGLTIPVEVLSSTPREGEQPKPALASSLNLSCIDLTTSQPSWEVSLIKRASDSPQCNPFNEPTWSPKCQSEFLSLGEVSSLIRSGTALQASICTESHRPWREPPLLALSQTSSINTSDHWQNHTSILSPHAENKDLSLGS from the exons ATGGATAAACCAAATGTATTCTCTG GTGTGGCTAAAGCCCAAAGTGTTGAGGGATCCCCTCTCCTGGATCTGGATACAGGCCTCTTTTTGGATCCTGGTTCATCTATTTCTGTGCCATCCTTTGACCTACAGCAGAGTTTGCAAGGTGTACACACATCCCGTTCAAAGATCGTGGTGGAGTACACTGAGGTTGGCTCCTCCACCACGGCACCTCTGTGCTACCCTGCCAGTGTGCTGTCCCCTTCCTTGGCCCTCCAAGTCCAATCCCCCTTAACTCAGCACCACACTCCTGAGCCCAATAAAGGGCTCACCATTCCTGTGGAGGTCCTGTCGTCTACACCGCGTGAGGGGGAACAACCAAAACCTGCGCTGGCTAGTTCGCTCAATCTGTCCTGCATCGACCTCACAACCTCCCAGCCATCCTGGGAGGTTTCCCTCATTAAACGTGCTTCGGACAGTCCCCAATGCAACCCGTTCAACGAGCCCACCTGGAGCCCCAAGTGCCAGTCTGAGTTCCTTTCCCTGGGCGAGGTTTCCTCCCTGATCCGGTCTGGCACTGCCCTGCAGGCCAGCATATGCACTGAATCTCACAGGCCCTGGAGGGAGCCCCCTCTCCTGGCATTAAGCCAGACATCCTCGATCAATACCTCTGACCACTGGCAAAACCACACATCCATCCTCTCTCCTCACGCTGAGAACAAAGACCTGAGCCTGGGCAGCTAA